The proteins below come from a single Desulfovibrio sp. Huiquan2017 genomic window:
- a CDS encoding transposase — MQRGNRRLPTFFKDDDYIHYLESMRFWCDKHEVEIWAYCLMTNHVHLIATPKTEQGLSLAIGEAHKRYTCRINKREKWTGHLWQGRFSSFAMDEKYLIAAARYVERNPVRAGMVPKAADYRWSSARAHLTGKDDVLVKTAPLLSLVDGWEGFLRIPVIATVTC, encoded by the coding sequence ATTCAGCGTGGGAACCGACGCCTTCCGACTTTTTTCAAGGATGATGATTACATTCATTATTTGGAGAGCATGCGCTTTTGGTGTGACAAGCATGAAGTCGAAATATGGGCATATTGCTTGATGACAAATCATGTCCATTTAATTGCCACGCCGAAAACCGAGCAGGGCCTGAGTTTGGCTATTGGCGAAGCGCATAAACGCTACACTTGCCGAATCAATAAACGTGAAAAATGGACGGGACATCTATGGCAAGGGAGGTTTTCTTCCTTTGCAATGGATGAAAAGTATCTTATCGCCGCCGCCCGATATGTAGAGCGAAACCCGGTTAGGGCGGGGATGGTCCCAAAAGCCGCAGACTATCGATGGAGCAGCGCCCGAGCGCATTTGACAGGTAAGGACGATGTGCTTGTGAAAACGGCTCCATTGCTGTCGTTGGTTGATGGTTGGGAGGGTTTTTTGAGGATACCAGTGATCGCGACCGTGACTTGTTAA
- a CDS encoding KTSC domain-containing protein, whose translation MQHHSVSSRAIRSIGYDEVSMTMEVVFRSGSTRYRFCGVPKSVFTAFLNAGSKGSYFHRHIKDHYHC comes from the coding sequence ATGCAGCATCACTCGGTGTCTTCAAGAGCGATCAGGTCCATCGGTTATGATGAGGTCTCCATGACAATGGAAGTAGTCTTTCGATCTGGATCAACTCGGTACCGTTTTTGTGGTGTGCCGAAATCCGTTTTTACCGCCTTTTTAAATGCCGGTTCAAAAGGATCATATTTCCATAGGCATATTAAAGATCATTACCACTGTTAG
- a CDS encoding ankyrin repeat domain-containing protein: MGKLNCALLVILMLSSSACAFRNPEGLPLYAMHVREMFPGDMKAQALALAAADGDVERMDRLVARGADVNARGTYGVTLPTWVIQHPNKEGFRRLMELGSDPNIHWNDGDTLLHWICRVTDDVGVQYLQMALEIGRGDPNVERPSNGNRPIEYAVAYLKKYRHEAFALLYNAGAEIDYKNKYDVPLVDRAVTAGAFEIAFFLLTQGVDYSSTNKMGDVFYSIKSSYIKDADGTKQYPSSLWFWRCVDFLEKKGMSFDFLPQEKRPAVLDTTPPGILKLLNRR; the protein is encoded by the coding sequence ATGGGCAAACTGAATTGTGCCCTCTTGGTGATACTGATGCTGTCTTCTTCGGCCTGCGCCTTTCGCAATCCCGAGGGGCTTCCTCTCTACGCCATGCACGTGAGGGAAATGTTTCCCGGTGACATGAAGGCCCAGGCGCTGGCTCTGGCCGCTGCCGATGGGGACGTCGAGCGTATGGACAGACTGGTGGCCCGTGGAGCGGATGTCAATGCGCGTGGCACATATGGGGTGACTCTTCCAACTTGGGTTATTCAGCATCCGAACAAGGAAGGATTCCGACGACTAATGGAGTTAGGATCTGATCCCAATATCCATTGGAATGATGGAGATACGTTACTTCATTGGATATGTCGCGTTACAGACGATGTCGGCGTTCAATATCTACAGATGGCATTGGAAATTGGGAGAGGCGACCCCAACGTTGAAAGGCCAAGCAATGGGAATAGGCCGATAGAGTATGCCGTCGCCTATTTGAAGAAGTATAGGCATGAAGCCTTTGCCTTGTTGTACAATGCCGGTGCGGAAATAGACTACAAAAATAAGTATGATGTGCCGTTGGTGGATCGTGCGGTCACTGCAGGAGCTTTTGAAATAGCTTTTTTCTTGCTGACTCAAGGCGTAGATTATTCTTCTACGAATAAAATGGGTGACGTCTTTTATTCTATAAAATCATCTTATATCAAAGACGCTGATGGAACCAAGCAATATCCTTCGAGTCTGTGGTTCTGGCGGTGTGTCGATTTTCTTGAAAAAAAAGGGATGAGTTTTGATTTTCTTCCGCAAGAAAAGCGGCCAGCTGTACTGGACACCACGCCGCCCGGCATCCTCAAGCTGCTTAACCGGCGATAG
- a CDS encoding restriction endonuclease subunit S — MGIAMVFKSTPWPLKMVSSQGQVQAGRQRSPHFVEGKMRCYLRVANVFDGFIDTSDIKQMPFSDKEYEIYKLAQGDILLNEGQSLELVGRPAIYAGKPASCCFQNTLVRFRPGPECDPKYALQLFQLCLQIGVFASIASQTTSIAHLGVKRFSRLKLPFPPKKEQQAIATILSTWDRAIEKAEAIIEAKERRKAGLMQRLLTGKVRFGEFVKSQARQKTKSYDLPEDWGYPTIGDIAVAVSQKNGTKTSLPVLSCTKHSGLVDSLAYFGKQVFSKDLSTYKVVPRGAFAYATNHIEEGSIGYQDLHDKALISPMYTVFKTSGVVHDGFLFKLLKTEWYRHIFQTRTSASVDRRGSLRWKEFAKIHIPLPSMEEQGKIAEVLDKAEQEIEEHRNQLTALKEQKKGLMQQLLTGKVRVKVSLL; from the coding sequence ATGGGTATAGCGATGGTTTTTAAGTCCACCCCTTGGCCATTAAAGATGGTCTCTTCGCAGGGACAAGTGCAAGCAGGTCGTCAACGCTCTCCTCATTTTGTTGAGGGTAAGATGAGGTGTTATCTTAGAGTTGCCAATGTATTCGATGGGTTCATCGACACCTCGGATATAAAACAAATGCCCTTTTCAGATAAAGAATATGAAATCTATAAGTTAGCCCAGGGGGACATACTCCTTAATGAAGGGCAAAGCCTTGAGCTTGTTGGCCGCCCAGCAATATATGCAGGAAAACCTGCAAGCTGCTGTTTTCAAAACACTTTAGTACGTTTTCGACCAGGGCCAGAATGTGATCCTAAATATGCTTTGCAGCTTTTTCAGCTTTGCCTTCAGATTGGTGTTTTTGCATCCATAGCAAGTCAGACGACTTCGATAGCACATCTAGGAGTTAAACGTTTTTCCCGGTTAAAGCTTCCTTTCCCACCGAAAAAAGAGCAACAGGCCATTGCCACAATTTTGTCCACCTGGGACCGTGCCATCGAGAAGGCCGAGGCCATAATCGAGGCCAAGGAGCGGCGGAAAGCGGGACTCATGCAGCGGCTCCTGACGGGCAAGGTGCGGTTCGGGGAATTTGTGAAGTCCCAGGCACGGCAGAAGACTAAGTCTTACGACCTCCCAGAGGACTGGGGGTATCCGACCATCGGGGATATCGCTGTGGCGGTATCGCAGAAGAACGGAACGAAAACCTCGCTCCCGGTGCTTTCCTGCACCAAACATTCTGGCCTCGTCGATTCCCTGGCCTACTTTGGAAAGCAGGTCTTCAGCAAGGACCTGTCCACCTACAAGGTTGTTCCGAGAGGGGCCTTCGCCTACGCGACGAACCATATTGAAGAGGGGTCCATCGGATATCAAGACCTTCATGACAAAGCCCTGATCAGCCCCATGTACACGGTCTTCAAAACATCGGGTGTCGTTCACGACGGTTTTCTTTTCAAGTTGCTGAAGACCGAATGGTACCGCCACATATTCCAGACCCGGACAAGCGCATCGGTGGATAGGCGAGGGAGTCTTCGTTGGAAGGAATTTGCCAAAATCCACATCCCGCTGCCAAGCATGGAAGAACAGGGAAAGATCGCCGAAGTCCTCGACAAAGCCGAACAGGAAATCGAGGAGCACCGCAACCAACTCACCGCCCTCAAGGAACAGAAGAAGGGTCTCATGCAGCAGTTGTTAACCGGGAAAGTGCGGGTGAAGGTGTCATTATTATGA
- a CDS encoding DUF637 domain-containing protein: MVQYKETGNVQEDIAQLAQAPGLEWMAEIADRDDVNWQAVQEVHEHWKKTDSGIGGPGMQLVSLAMAVALSFTPGGQGFATGVLHMASDSAMTAAVAAGFNSLVMQAGMQVVGNGGDIGAALEALASMDTVRALATAMLTAGLMEGISDTDFMKEFVGDGAAKGATGMDKFIADLAQKLKQNAIQAGVNTGVGTAINGGNLGENLLANMRAAAVSTLGAELAHEIGEAYDHGNGDLDYVSHKIAHAALGGAMDLAMGGDGVSGAIGGVTGEITGEILADQVEDAMLSGYISPVQAKQWIDAGVDLSKLSAGLAAAVAGKDFSAAANSGGNAARNNAAAEAAGMAAFFAANPELLVVSVVVVGCTYALTPEEQKQQLKRAIAEGVDAVKETISGWMGMLSDEDRQQVEEIPGIEETLGVDTSLEGSPSDVDVDTGPITTPDNGEGSEPGTVTEDQSGQVDDSGVITQGSNPGSKAKEITHNNPLTAKKGDVIATPDNQGDLFNPLGGGRWQHKDSGAIYEKSNSTHTGKTGEWKVGLKKGKTPSRSNKITVDLDGKVLKIDK; this comes from the coding sequence GTGGTCCAGTACAAGGAGACCGGCAACGTCCAGGAGGACATCGCCCAGCTGGCCCAGGCTCCAGGCTTGGAATGGATGGCCGAGATCGCCGATCGCGACGATGTAAACTGGCAGGCCGTGCAGGAAGTGCACGAGCACTGGAAGAAGACCGACAGCGGCATCGGCGGGCCGGGCATGCAGCTTGTGTCCCTGGCCATGGCTGTAGCGTTGTCGTTCACTCCGGGCGGGCAAGGCTTCGCCACGGGCGTGCTTCACATGGCAAGTGATTCAGCCATGACCGCCGCCGTGGCGGCCGGTTTTAACTCCCTGGTCATGCAGGCGGGCATGCAGGTCGTGGGCAACGGCGGCGACATCGGGGCCGCGCTCGAGGCCCTGGCCTCCATGGACACCGTGCGCGCCCTGGCCACGGCCATGCTCACCGCCGGACTGATGGAGGGGATATCGGACACGGATTTCATGAAGGAATTCGTCGGTGACGGTGCCGCCAAGGGCGCCACCGGCATGGATAAGTTCATTGCCGACCTCGCCCAGAAGCTGAAGCAGAACGCCATCCAGGCGGGCGTCAACACCGGCGTGGGCACCGCCATCAATGGCGGAAACCTGGGCGAGAACCTGCTGGCGAATATGCGGGCTGCGGCGGTGTCCACTCTGGGGGCTGAACTCGCCCATGAGATTGGAGAAGCCTACGATCACGGTAATGGGGATCTTGATTACGTCTCCCACAAAATAGCTCACGCAGCCCTGGGGGGAGCCATGGACCTCGCCATGGGTGGAGACGGCGTGTCGGGGGCCATCGGCGGTGTGACCGGGGAGATAACCGGAGAGATATTGGCTGATCAGGTTGAGGATGCAATGCTCAGTGGCTACATCTCTCCCGTCCAAGCCAAGCAGTGGATTGACGCGGGCGTGGATCTATCCAAGCTTTCTGCCGGATTGGCGGCGGCTGTTGCAGGGAAGGATTTTAGCGCTGCTGCTAATTCAGGTGGTAATGCCGCAAGAAATAACGCCGCTGCAGAGGCTGCAGGTATGGCGGCCTTTTTTGCAGCTAACCCTGAGCTGCTGGTAGTATCGGTCGTAGTCGTCGGTTGTACGTACGCCCTAACACCCGAAGAACAAAAACAACAACTCAAGAGGGCAATTGCTGAGGGGGTTGATGCGGTAAAAGAGACAATATCCGGTTGGATGGGGATGCTGTCCGATGAAGATCGGCAGCAGGTTGAGGAGATACCTGGCATAGAGGAAACCCTGGGCGTTGACACCTCCTTGGAAGGTTCGCCTAGCGATGTCGATGTTGACACCGGTCCAATCACGACTCCAGATAACGGGGAAGGTTCTGAGCCCGGCACGGTAACCGAAGATCAGAGTGGTCAGGTTGATGACAGTGGTGTTATTACTCAGGGTAGTAATCCTGGGTCGAAAGCCAAGGAGATAACTCACAACAATCCTCTGACAGCTAAGAAAGGGGATGTGATTGCCACGCCGGATAACCAAGGCGACTTGTTTAACCCGCTTGGTGGTGGCAGATGGCAGCATAAAGACTCTGGTGCAATATATGAAAAAAGTAATTCAACCCATACGGGCAAGACTGGAGAGTGGAAAGTGGGATTGAAGAAGGGGAAAACTCCATCTCGTAGCAATAAAATAACTGTTGATCTTGATGGTAAAGTACTGAAAATTGATAAATAG
- a CDS encoding restriction endonuclease subunit S codes for MIREKTNNLVHSKCQSAPLKRVAKMFAGHPFRGRIEHDPEGTISVVQLKNVDPVLGVNEKRLPKVVPTGRRRPTFLEEGDILFVNRGMRFFGALVDKPLEKAVAAPHFFIIKANPALVRPDYLAWFLNGKEAQRYYGQCAAGTALPHITRKTLEALPVPVPPLERQALIAKVYQCALREKILTERVMEQRELLLSEILDAASQEKN; via the coding sequence ATGATTCGAGAAAAAACAAACAACTTGGTGCACTCAAAATGCCAATCGGCCCCCTTGAAGCGCGTGGCGAAAATGTTCGCCGGGCATCCGTTTCGGGGCAGGATTGAACACGATCCGGAAGGCACGATATCCGTGGTCCAGCTTAAGAATGTGGACCCTGTCTTGGGCGTGAACGAGAAGCGGTTGCCCAAGGTCGTACCCACTGGGCGCCGCCGCCCGACCTTTCTGGAAGAAGGGGATATCCTTTTCGTAAACCGCGGGATGCGATTTTTCGGAGCGCTGGTCGACAAGCCGCTTGAAAAAGCCGTGGCCGCACCGCATTTTTTCATTATCAAGGCCAACCCCGCGTTGGTGCGCCCGGATTATCTGGCCTGGTTCCTGAACGGCAAGGAGGCCCAGCGATATTATGGGCAGTGCGCGGCCGGGACGGCCCTGCCGCACATCACCCGAAAGACGTTGGAAGCACTTCCGGTTCCGGTGCCGCCGCTCGAAAGGCAAGCACTGATAGCCAAGGTCTACCAATGTGCTTTGCGAGAAAAAATTCTGACGGAACGGGTCATGGAGCAGCGGGAACTGCTGTTGTCCGAGATACTGGATGCCGCATCACAAGAGAAAAATTAA
- a CDS encoding DUF4917 family protein, whose amino-acid sequence MLSFQEALQRAENKKHLLLGNGFSIALKPDIFRYDTLFEQADFSGNEHLRGIFSALGTTDFEEVVKTLESGAKVLPHYLGPTPGVDAQMQQDALRIKEILVTTIANKHPERPGDISFAEYEACKLFLGNFLGSGGKLYSLNYDILLYWVLMNSDLPNNDGFKNDPDDPDAVYVVWDRGDSRGQNVYFLHGGLHLFDAGHQIQKNTWVRSTVPLIDQAQEAVAANKFPLFVAEGTSQQKMKKIQHSAYLHKGLRSLAEISGSIFTYGVSFSENDEHILRTIEMGKVKSIFVGLYGDENSESNQRIRSRVDQMVLLRRDSPRRNDLAVFYFDCASAAVWG is encoded by the coding sequence ATGCTTTCGTTCCAAGAAGCACTTCAACGGGCTGAAAACAAAAAACATCTACTGCTTGGCAACGGATTTAGCATCGCGCTCAAGCCGGATATTTTTCGATACGACACGTTGTTTGAACAAGCCGATTTTTCCGGGAACGAACATTTGCGGGGAATCTTTTCAGCGCTCGGCACAACGGATTTTGAAGAGGTGGTGAAAACCTTGGAGTCGGGGGCGAAGGTTTTGCCCCATTATTTGGGACCAACACCTGGCGTCGATGCGCAAATGCAACAGGACGCTCTCCGAATCAAAGAGATTCTGGTCACGACCATCGCCAACAAGCACCCCGAACGCCCTGGGGATATCTCGTTTGCGGAATATGAAGCCTGCAAGCTTTTTCTGGGCAACTTCCTCGGCTCCGGCGGCAAACTCTACTCGTTGAATTATGACATCCTGCTGTATTGGGTTTTGATGAACAGCGACCTGCCAAACAACGACGGGTTCAAAAACGATCCCGATGACCCCGACGCTGTTTACGTGGTCTGGGACAGGGGGGATTCACGGGGTCAAAACGTGTATTTCCTGCACGGCGGTCTTCATCTTTTTGATGCTGGTCACCAAATCCAGAAAAACACCTGGGTCCGTTCAACTGTCCCCCTGATAGACCAGGCCCAAGAGGCGGTCGCTGCAAACAAGTTTCCGCTTTTTGTGGCGGAAGGCACTTCCCAGCAGAAAATGAAGAAAATCCAGCATAGCGCCTATCTTCATAAGGGGTTGCGAAGCCTTGCCGAAATTTCAGGGTCGATCTTCACCTATGGTGTTTCTTTTTCAGAGAATGACGAACACATCCTCCGGACCATTGAGATGGGCAAGGTGAAATCCATATTCGTCGGATTGTATGGGGATGAAAACAGCGAATCCAACCAGCGTATCCGTTCTCGGGTGGACCAGATGGTTTTGCTTCGGAGAGATAGCCCAAGACGAAACGACTTGGCCGTTTTCTACTTCGATTGTGCAAGCGCCGCTGTATGGGGGTAA
- the dinD gene encoding DNA damage-inducible protein D → MTRERGVEKAHHLTFEQLKLQDENGDDFWLARQLSKVLGYGEYRNFLPVIEKAKTSCESSGQRVSDHFVEVHEMITLGKGGQRAMESYALSRYACYLIVQNADPSKPVIANGQTYFAIQTRRQELADDESFQQLKEEEKRLFLREEMKEHNKQLVKAAHQAGVESNLDFAIFQNHGYKGLYGGLDAKGIHRHKGLKKSQNILDNMGSTELAANLFRATQTEEKLRRENIRGKQAANQTHFEVGKKVRQTIKELGGTMPEELPVPDEDLAKVARRVKAAEKKALETKGKEEE, encoded by the coding sequence ATGACCAGGGAGCGAGGCGTCGAGAAGGCGCACCATCTGACCTTTGAACAATTGAAGCTTCAGGACGAGAACGGCGATGATTTCTGGCTTGCCCGCCAGTTGTCGAAGGTGCTTGGCTACGGGGAATACCGCAACTTTCTTCCCGTCATAGAAAAAGCCAAGACGAGCTGTGAAAGCAGCGGCCAGCGGGTGTCCGATCATTTCGTGGAGGTCCACGAGATGATCACCCTGGGCAAGGGGGGGCAGAGGGCCATGGAGTCGTATGCCCTCAGCCGTTACGCCTGCTACCTGATTGTGCAGAACGCCGATCCTTCGAAGCCGGTCATCGCCAACGGGCAGACCTATTTTGCCATCCAGACCCGTCGGCAGGAACTGGCTGATGACGAGTCGTTCCAGCAGCTCAAGGAAGAAGAGAAGCGGCTGTTTTTGCGTGAGGAGATGAAGGAGCACAACAAGCAGTTGGTGAAAGCCGCTCATCAGGCCGGGGTCGAATCCAATCTTGATTTCGCCATCTTCCAGAACCACGGGTACAAGGGGTTATATGGTGGCCTCGACGCCAAGGGCATCCATCGGCACAAGGGGCTGAAAAAGAGTCAGAACATCCTCGACAACATGGGCAGCACGGAACTCGCCGCCAACCTGTTCCGTGCCACGCAGACCGAGGAGAAGCTACGGCGCGAGAACATCCGGGGCAAACAAGCGGCCAACCAGACCCATTTCGAAGTCGGCAAAAAGGTCCGCCAGACGATCAAGGAATTGGGCGGAACCATGCCCGAGGAACTGCCCGTGCCGGATGAGGATTTGGCAAAGGTCGCCCGACGGGTAAAGGCTGCGGAAAAGAAGGCGCTTGAAACCAAGGGAAAAGAGGAGGAATGA
- a CDS encoding type I restriction-modification system subunit M, translating to MTATKVNQKEINDILFKACDTFRGILNASQYKDYILAMLFVKYLSDVYRERYDELSQQFKGDKERIERRLARERFVMPAGCTFYDLFDQRNATNVGEVINTTFEKIEDANRAKLQGVFRNIDYNSEANLGKTKDRNRRLKKFLEDLNDPRLDLRPSRVGNLDVIGNAYEYLIANFAAGAGKKAGEFYTPPEVSELIAELVDPQPGERICDPACGSGSLLIKCGNRVRRTSEDFSLYGQEINGETWALAKMNMFLHGMDRARVEWGDTLREPKLIEDDTTMKFEVVVANPPFSLDKWGYKTAQSDPHNRFHRGLPPKSKADYAFISHMIETTTLESGRVGVVVPHGVLFRGGAEGKIRQQLIEENLLDAVIGLPANLFFGTGIPAAILVFKRNRPDKDVLFIDASREYADAKNQNKLRPEDVRKIVDTYKAREFVDKYAYAAGFDELKENDFNLNIPRYVDTFEEEEEVDIAKVQGEIEELEKELAEVRKEMAGYLEELGVL from the coding sequence ATGACCGCCACCAAAGTGAACCAGAAAGAGATCAACGATATCCTTTTCAAGGCGTGCGACACCTTCCGGGGCATCCTCAACGCCAGTCAGTACAAGGATTATATCCTGGCGATGCTTTTCGTGAAGTACCTCTCGGACGTTTACCGCGAGCGGTATGACGAGTTGAGCCAGCAGTTCAAGGGCGACAAGGAGCGCATCGAACGCCGTCTGGCCAGGGAGCGTTTCGTCATGCCGGCAGGGTGCACCTTCTATGACCTTTTCGATCAGCGCAACGCCACCAATGTGGGCGAGGTCATCAACACCACCTTTGAGAAGATCGAAGATGCGAACCGTGCCAAGTTGCAGGGCGTCTTCCGCAATATCGACTACAATTCCGAGGCGAATCTCGGCAAGACCAAGGACCGTAACCGCCGTCTGAAAAAGTTCCTGGAGGACCTCAACGATCCTCGCCTGGACCTGCGGCCGTCGCGGGTGGGCAATCTGGATGTCATCGGCAATGCCTATGAATATCTCATCGCCAACTTCGCCGCTGGTGCGGGCAAGAAGGCCGGGGAATTCTACACGCCGCCGGAGGTCTCGGAGCTGATCGCGGAACTGGTCGATCCCCAGCCCGGCGAACGAATCTGCGATCCCGCCTGCGGTTCCGGCTCGTTGCTCATCAAGTGCGGCAACAGGGTCCGCCGGACGTCCGAGGATTTTTCCCTGTACGGGCAGGAGATCAACGGCGAGACCTGGGCGCTCGCCAAGATGAACATGTTTCTGCATGGCATGGACCGGGCCAGGGTGGAATGGGGCGACACCCTGCGTGAACCCAAGCTGATCGAGGACGACACCACCATGAAGTTCGAGGTAGTGGTGGCGAATCCGCCTTTCTCCCTCGACAAGTGGGGCTACAAGACAGCCCAGAGCGACCCCCATAACCGTTTCCACCGCGGCCTGCCGCCGAAGTCCAAGGCGGATTACGCCTTCATCTCACACATGATCGAGACCACCACCCTGGAGTCCGGGCGGGTAGGCGTGGTCGTGCCGCACGGCGTACTTTTCCGGGGCGGCGCGGAAGGCAAGATCCGGCAGCAACTCATCGAGGAAAACCTTCTGGACGCGGTCATCGGCCTGCCCGCGAACCTGTTCTTCGGCACGGGCATCCCGGCGGCCATCCTGGTGTTCAAGCGCAACCGGCCCGACAAGGATGTCCTGTTCATCGACGCAAGCCGGGAATACGCCGACGCCAAGAACCAGAACAAGCTGCGCCCCGAAGATGTCCGAAAGATCGTGGACACGTACAAGGCCCGCGAATTCGTGGACAAGTACGCCTATGCCGCCGGGTTCGATGAACTCAAGGAGAACGATTTCAACTTGAACATCCCCCGCTATGTGGACACCTTCGAGGAAGAGGAAGAAGTGGACATCGCCAAGGTGCAGGGCGAAATCGAGGAACTGGAAAAGGAATTGGCCGAAGTCCGCAAGGAAATGGCCGGATACCTGGAAGAGCTGGGGGTGCTGTAA